The Caulifigura coniformis genome includes a region encoding these proteins:
- a CDS encoding prenyltransferase/squalene oxidase repeat-containing protein: protein MLSRREMLQAGIALAATAAGAGPVFAAMQTRRDPRVEAATSKALDFLAREQKRQGYWEANGGAYRAAMTALAGAALLAEGSTTTRGKYAPNIVLAVDFLLDASQDGTGLIGYPDDYHYTYGHGFSMLMLSQVFGEEEDAQRRERIKKVLEKAVRFSAEAQTTRGGWGYVSAREGQDFDEGSTCITQVQGLRACRNAGIVVPREIIDRAKKYIADCTTSEGGVQYSIRGGGARPPITAAALAALFNAGEYQGDHVEKLMSYCREHVWPGGGGITQTQQFGHWHYTHYYYSQVMYRLEKEWMKYFGEVSAELVRTQASSGGWQDATYGPVYVTSINATILQMDKGYLPIYQR from the coding sequence CGGAATCGCTCTCGCCGCGACGGCCGCCGGCGCGGGGCCGGTCTTCGCAGCCATGCAGACTCGGCGCGATCCCAGGGTGGAAGCGGCCACGTCCAAAGCCCTCGATTTCCTCGCCCGCGAACAGAAACGGCAGGGTTACTGGGAAGCCAACGGCGGGGCGTATCGCGCGGCGATGACGGCGCTCGCCGGCGCGGCCCTCCTCGCGGAAGGATCGACGACGACACGCGGCAAGTACGCCCCGAACATCGTGCTGGCCGTCGATTTTCTGCTCGATGCTTCGCAGGACGGAACAGGCCTGATCGGCTATCCCGACGACTACCACTACACCTACGGGCATGGCTTTTCGATGCTCATGCTCTCCCAGGTCTTCGGTGAAGAGGAAGACGCCCAGCGCCGCGAGAGAATCAAAAAGGTCCTGGAAAAAGCCGTCCGCTTCAGTGCCGAAGCCCAGACGACCCGCGGCGGCTGGGGTTATGTCTCCGCCCGCGAAGGCCAGGATTTTGACGAAGGTTCCACCTGCATCACCCAGGTGCAGGGCCTGCGTGCCTGTCGCAATGCGGGCATCGTCGTCCCCCGGGAAATCATCGATCGCGCCAAGAAATACATCGCCGACTGCACCACCTCGGAAGGGGGCGTCCAGTACAGCATTCGCGGAGGCGGAGCCCGTCCTCCCATCACGGCCGCGGCGCTGGCGGCTCTGTTCAACGCGGGCGAATACCAGGGCGACCACGTCGAAAAACTGATGAGCTACTGCCGCGAACACGTCTGGCCCGGCGGCGGAGGAATCACGCAGACCCAGCAGTTCGGGCACTGGCACTACACTCACTACTACTACAGCCAGGTCATGTACCGTCTCGAGAAGGAATGGATGAAGTATTTCGGCGAAGTGTCGGCCGAACTCGTCCGCACCCAGGCCTCCTCGGGCGGCTGGCAGGACGCCACCTATGGGCCGGTCTACGTCACGTCGATCAACGCGACCATTCTGCAGATGGATAAAGGCTACCTGCCGATCTACCAGCGATGA